CATTGACAAGGTGGGCGGCCATCCACACATGAGTCGAGCTGTCGGGTCTCAGCCCAGCGCATCTCCTGCTCGGTTCTTCACattcctggggagggggcagccctCCGGGACAGACCCTATCCCTCCTTGAGGCACCGGGTCCGTCTGCCAGCAGATCGGGGGGTGGAACATCACCGGCTCCTGGAACCAGACCAGCTTCGTGGAGGTCCTCAAGATGGTGTCAGGCACATACCGGGCGACCCCCTTCTTCACGGTGTACGTGGGTGCAGACTCCAAGAGCTCCAACAGCAACATCATCCAGGTTGGCACTTTGTCACCGAGGGGTGGTGGGCACCGGAGGGGCACCGGCGAGCACCAGGCTGCCCATGCtgcccctctctcctcccaggtGGACCAGTCGGGGCTTTTCCTCCCATCCCGGGATTACTACCTGAACAAGACCGCCAACGAGAGGGTGAGGCTGGGCGCCGGGCACCCTGCCAGCAGCAACCGGGGGAAACCCACGGCGATGGGGTGCGAGCAGTGCGGGGGCGCATCTGGCACCCACACCCTGCCCATCGGGTGGCACGGTGCCCAGGCAGCGGCTCTGAGCCCCCCGGGGAGGAGGGATGAGCTGCGGCCAGGGCTGAGCCAGGGCTTGGGGTTCCTGCCAGGTCCTGGCAGCGTACCTGGACTACATGGTGgagctgggcacactgctggggGGGGCCCCAGAGCCCACCCGCCTCCAGATGCAGCAGGTGCTGGACTTCGAAACCCAGCTGGCCAACATCACCGTGCCCCAGGCTGAGCGGCGGGACGATGAGAAGATCTACCACAAGATGAGCATCGCTGAGCTGCAGGTgggcacggcatggcacagcCTGGGGAAACGCTCTGGGGACTCAAGGGGGGTTTGTCCAGCGGGGCGCCGAGGGGTCTGTGCCCACTGCTGCCACCCCCAAGGACACCCCGGGCAGCCCCATCCATTCTGGGACATGCACTAGGTGCTGGAGTAGGTGCTCATCACCCCGGTCGTTAGGATTTGGGGGGAGCTGCCACCCCAcatggggggggtcctggggtccCCTCCTTGTCCTGCAGCATTGAGAGCAGCAGGGAGCCACAGAAAGGTTTTGGGGCAGCGAAGAGATCTGGGGTTCTGAGGGACCTTGGGACCCTCCCAGGaagcacagcccctgccccgggggaTCCTCCCATGCCAGGCAGGAtggggcagagctgtgccaagcactgtgtcccccccccagaccctggCCCCCAGCATCGACTGGCTGGATTACCTGTCCTATGCCCTGGCGCCGCTGGAGCTGGCCGACACGGAGCCCGTGGTGGTGTACGGGGACTCCTACCTCCAGCAGGTCTCCGACCTCATCAATGGCACTGACAGGAGGTGAGGCGCCTGTGAGCCCCCCGCCGTGCCCCATTAAGGGCTGCCCCTATGGCGGGGGCATGTTTTGGGCTCGCCGATGGCTGGGGCATCCCCCATGGACCGTGCCTGTGCAAGCCATGGCACCTCTCTGCCCCCGCAGCATCCTGAACAACTACTTGATCTGGAACCTGGTGCAGAAGACGGCCTCCAGCCTGGACCAGCGCTTCGAGACGGCCCAGGAGAGGCTGCTGGAGACCCTCTACGGCACCAGGAAGGTAACAGGGGGCTCTTGGACCAGTCCCCTCTGCCCCTAGCCTGGAAGCAGCCAGGAACACCTCTGCCCTTGGGATGCCCTTGGGATGCCGAGCCCTGGATGCTGCAGAGGGAACCCAGGGATCATCTTTTGGGATGGGGGTTCAGCTGCTGAGCATCTCccccctggggagggggcagagccGGGCTGGGGGAAgtgaggggagcaggggagggggctgggggtctCACAGACCCCCGTCTCGCTCCCACAGTCCTGCACACCCCGCTGGCAAACCTGCATCTCCAACACGGACGACACGCTGGGCTTCGCCCTGGGCGCTCTCTTCGTCAAAGCCACCTTCGACCGGGACAGCAAGGCCATTGTGAGGACACTTCTGCCCCCGTCCCCCCCTACCATTACTATCCAGGGGAATCCCCCCTTTCTTCCCCCAAACCCCAGGGCAGgaaggtggggagcagggaaatgggacccccagccctggggaagtCGCATCCTGCCCACCGTGTCCCTGCCCGAGGGGCTGTGCGGGGCAGGGGGCTtcattccttcccttccccaggctgagGAGATGATCAGCGAGATCCGGGCGGCCTTCGAGGTGTCCCTGGACCAGCTGGACTGGATGGACGAGAAGACCAGGCAGGCTGCAAAGGAGAAGGTGACCCCAGGGACGGCAGCGGGTGGAAGACCTCCCCCCGTCCTGGTAAGGCCCCCGACCCCATTTCACTGCCGGGACCTCTCCCCACGCAGGCGGATGCCATCTACGACATGATCGGCTTCCCCGACTTCATCCTGGACAACAAGGAGCTGGACGATGTCTATGATGGGGTAGGGGGGCACCCGGCTCATGGGGAGGGGGTCTGGTCCCTGCTCATGCCAAGCCGTGGGGAGCCCCATGGTGGGGCGATGTCCCTGTTTGGGGGACCCATTTGGGATGGGGTTACGCGGAGCCACCCCAGTACCGAGCACATCCtacccagggtgggggggaccaCCTCAGCGGACCCCTCCtcatccctcctcttcctcaccagTATGAGGTCTCGGAGGACTCCTTCTTCCAGAACATGCTCAACTTCTACAACTTCTCTGCCAAAGTGATGGCCGACCAGCTCCGGAAACCCCCCAACCGCGACCAGTAAGGgggagggtctgggggggcGGAGGTTGTCATACCAGCATGGTGTCACAGCACTGTCCCCAGCATGGCCTGGGTGGCACTGATTCACTGGGGTGAAGGTCCCCCCATGGGGTAGCACAGCGTTGGAAGTCACCCATGGTGGCTCTGGCTTGTCCCTGGGACAGAGTCCCTTGctcatggggctgggggcagcggtgccagccccaggcagggcagtaCAGGGGACCCACGGTGGGAGACAGCACAGGAGGGTGCcaaggtggggggagaggggacacatccctgtcccccctccctgctccaggtGGAGCATGACCCCGCAGACCGTCAACGCCTACTACCTGCCCACCAAGAATGGGATCGTCTTCCCTGCTGGCATCCTGCAGGCTCCCTTCTACGCCCGCAACCACCCCAAGTGAGCCTGGCACGGGGATGGGGGGGCAActcctgggtgggggggggcacgggcTGGGTCAGAGCCAGCACCCCACAGAGCCCCCCCCAGTCACAAAGCAAAGCCCTGGGGGGCTTGAGGGTGCCTTGAGGCTTTACACCCTGCAGCCAAGGCAGCCTGCAAAGTCCCCGTGGGACCACCAGCGTCCCCAACGGGGCTCATTCCCGGCTGGGTGCCCACCAGAGCAGAGTCTCGCTGGGTGCCCTGGACACAGACGGGGTGCCCAGGCTGCGGAGGGGGTgcccgggctgggggctggctgcGACGGCATCATCCCCCTGCACTTACCTGTCTCTCTCTTGCGGCCCTGCAGAGCCCTTAATTTCGGCGGCATTGGCGTGGTGATGGGGCACGAGCTGACCCACGCGTTCGATGACCAAGGTGAGAGCCCGCTGGCAGTGCCAGCCCTGGCCCCCATCACCttcctgtccccccccagccccccactCGCCCCCCTGCCCTCAgagtggggagggggtgccACGGGCGCGCAGGGGTCCTGCTTTGCCATCCATTGCATCATGCGTGCTCGTGCTcgttccccccccccagccacccccctTCTATCGTCCTGTCTCCCCAGGTGGCACCCGCTGATACCTCCCCCGGCTTCTCTGTGCAGCTTTCGCTCCATCCGCTTGGTGAGGACACAGTGTCTGCAGCCCCGGCCcgctcctcatcctcctccccgCGGGGCACGGGACGGGTCCCTCTCgcatctgctctgctttgcGCCTTCACCACAGCCTTGGAGCCGAGATGGGGTCAATGGGGAATTTGGGGGTGACAAATCCGGCTTGGGGTAGTGGGGAAGCACTGGGGGATGTCTGGGGACACAAGCGCACGGCTGAGATACAGCCAGAGCCCGCCCAGAGCAGGAGCTAGGGGACACCATCTCCCCTGGGCATGGACCCAAGGCACCAggtcccccagtgtcccctgggGCTGTCCCCACCGCACCCCACCCTGCTTCGGGACACCCTGCAGTGGGGGCTCTGCAAGGGGCCAGCGCCCTCCGGTCCCACCCTGCCCCACGGCTCGGTCCCACAGGGCGGGAGTACGACAAGGAGGGCAACCTGCGGCCGTGGTGGCAGAACTCCTCCCTGGAAGCCTTCAAGAACCACACAGCGTGCATGACGGAGCAGTACGGCCACTACACCGTCCACCGCGAGAAGGTCAATGGCCGGCAGACGCTGGGCGAGAACATCGCCGACAACGGCGGGCTCAAGGCAGCCTACAACGTGAGTGCCACCACCCCGGGGGCATTCAGACCCCCCCCGTGCTTGCGTGTCCCTCCCCAGGGCTTCAGGGCACCTCTCCTGCAGGCGTACAAGTCCTGGCTGCAGAAGAACGGGGAGGAGAAGCGCCTGCCGGCCCTGGGGCTCACCAACCACCAGCTCTTCTTCGTGGGCTTCGCGCAGGTAGGGTGGAGCAGGCTGGTGGgttccccatccctccccagccctccggAGCCATGCCACAGACGCCCCATCCCTGAGGCTATTCCCGCTCGGGCAGGTGTGGTGCTCTGTCCGGACGCCCGAGAGCTCCCACGAAGGGCTGGTGACTGACCCCCACAGCCCCGACAAGTACCGTGTCGTCGGCACCCTCAGCAACTCCCGGGACTTTGTCGAGCATTTCGGCTGCCCCCTGGGCTCCCCCATGAACCCCGGCAAGCACTGTGAGGTGTGGTAGGGAcggggagggtgctggggacagaggggacgATGCCCGGCTGTGCCCTCAGCCCTCGCTAGCTACCAGAGCTGGCCCACAGGCAGAGAGCGGGGCCACCCCCTAGGACACCCTCCGTCGCGGTCCCCCCGTGCACGCACCGCACGCCGCCTCGCCCCACCTCTGCCCCcccacagcacacacagccccacaCCGGGCACCCACTGCAGTCCCCATCCACAGCCTGGGGCCGAGCACGGCCAGCAGAGAAGCCGTAGCACCCCCAAAACACAGCTCTGCCCCCCAACCCCGACGTGCTAGAGATGGGCACAGCTTAGCCCTCCCAGCGCCGTATCCACCCTGGGGTGGGCACTTCAGCGGGGTCCCAGGGAGAGCACTAGAGCCGAGCCCccgccctgctcctgccccccAACCTGCCGGAGATGGAGGCCAGGGGCCGCCTGGCTCCACTCTTCCCTTGCTCCCTCCCGATCCGGCTTGGCTTCCCCATCCACCTCTGCTGGGACCAGCGGGCAGCGGCAGGGACTCTGGTGCCTTCAGCTGTGGGTGGCTGTCGCTGAATTTATTTCACAATTAAAAGCAGTTTCCACTTAACTCCAGTGGCTCCGGGTCCTTCATAGTGTCGGGGGGGGGCGCAGAGGTGGGATCTGGCACGGGAGGGTGACTCAAAAGGTGGGGGATACAGGGAAGACGAGACATCCCGAGGGATGGGAGCAGGAGAGGtctggagggatggagggaggggagcagacaTGCGGGGAAGGAGAATGGCAGCCGCGGGGCTGAGCCTCGGCCCTGGCACCCCAGGCAGGGTCGGGGGGCTGCGCCGCCAGCTGGCACCCAGCGGGGTGGCTGCGGGACACCGGGGGGCGGCTCTGGGTGAGGCCGGGGAGGCAAAAGCCGGGCTggagcagccccgcagccccggcccagCCCCAGCGGGGCGCGGGTCTCCCCGGTGGGAAGGCCAGCCAAGGGGTCCCGTTGCCGCCCAGGCCGGGGGGGCCAGCACGGGTGAGCCCACCCTGTCCCGGGGCCAGGCCGTGGCCGAGCCCCCTCCCACgcccgcccccagccccgcaccggGGTCCCCCCCCCACGCCCCCGCTCTGCGCCAGGACCGCCGCGGGCACGGGGGGCTCGCAAAGGCCGCCGGGAGCTGCGGCCCTGCCGGCGGCGGGCGCAAGGCCCGACGGGAGCTGTAGTCCGGCGCGGGGCACGCTGGGAGCGGTAGCTCCGGGCGCCGCCCGtccgccgccgcgccgcggggcCGCACTACATTTCCCAGCaggcagcgcggcggggcctGGGCAACGCCGCCtcggggggcaccgggggcagcggggccggggtgagcggcagcggcagcagcggcggcggcggggggggtcCGGGCCGGGGTCCGAGCTgggggctggggccgggccgggtcGGGGGTTCTGGGCCCGGAGTGGGGGTGCCGGGCCTAGGGGGGACCCTGGGTGCAGGGCCCGGAGTGGGTTACCAGTGCTGGGCCTTGGGCCGACCCTGGGTGCAGGGCAAGACGGGCGCCTCTGGACCCGGGCTGTGCAAGGGGTGCTGGGtcgggccggggctgccgggcacctgcgggtgctggaGCTGAACTGCCACCGGCAGGCTTGGCCCTAGGGCAGCAGTGCCCTGGGGATAGGGGCAGTGGGACGTCCCTGCCGCTGGGCTGacacagccccatccaacatgcTCACCTTGCAGGCCTGCTGCCCGAGCCTGGCACCATGGACGCACCACCCATCACGCCTGGGGAGCTGCTCTGTCTGGGCTCCAGCCTCGCCTTCTCCGGCCTCTTCTACTACCTGTACAGGAAGAAGGCCAGAGTGGTGGCACGCATACAGGTAGCCCTGTCCCTCAGATACTCTCGCCTCCTCACTGTCCTTTCCCCGCTGCCCTGCACTGCCTGGCCCAGAGCCTTTGCTTTGGGTGCACCTCGCTGACGACTGCAGCCTGCTACATCCTCTACCGATATCACGGTGCCCAGGACCAGGCAGGTCACATCCTGCCAGAGATCCCCACAAAGCCATGCATGACCCACCCTCTGCCTGCCAGCCTGTCTGCCACTGCCCGTGTTCATGCTCAGTCCCTGCTCTTCCAGGAGGCCCCAAAGCTCCAGGTTGATGACGATTTACCAGCACTGGTGTCTGTGGCTGATGGGAGATGCCTTCCTTACGTTGCCCTGGAAGGTAAGGAGATCCTGTGGCCCCACACCGGGGACTGGGGTCAGGCTCTCCTCCTTTGGCTGTGATGCATCCCTTGGTCCTTAGGCATAGTGCTGCCAGCCAAGGCTGCGCTGACCAGCCATTACCATGAGGGGCTGCAGGGCGTGATTCAGAAACTGCTTCTGAAAGAGCATCGGCTGATCTGGAACAGCTTGGCCCGGAGCTGGTGAGTGATGGGAGGGGACAGCAGGGGTGGGCTTGCACCAGTGGGTCCAGACCCCTGTCCTCTGGGGCCACTTGAGAGGCAGAAGGCAGCTCGGTTAAAGGCTCTAGTCCCTACCCTTGGGTCTGCCCCCGGAGCTCAAAGTTCCTCTGCGTTGTCCATATCCCAGCGCTGCACTCTCCGCTTACAGGAGCGAGAGCGAGCGGGTGCTCTCGGAGCAGGTCTACACCGTCCCCTTCTTGCTGGCCTCACCAGACGCCGAGGCGGTGACGCAGGTGAGCGTGGAGAGCCCACTCCAAGCCATCTGCCTGCCTCTGGAGACAGTGTACGAGCGGTTCCAGCAGCCAGCCCACGGCTTCCGCGACCTGCTGGGCCAGTACTTGAGCGGGGAGAAGCCCAAGGGCATCCTGGAGACGGAGGAGATGCTGCGGGTGGGGGCCGGGCTGACAGGCATCGGGGAGCTGGCCCTGCACCCCGACGGCTCCCTGCACCTCCAGCCGCCGGCCCGGGGGGGCAAGTATTTCCTGTGCCTGGGGGACTGGCAGACGGTGCTGGCGGAGCTGGAGTCGGCCAGTGGGCTCTGGAAGGGTGCGGCTGTGCTGTGTGCTGTGGCAGGCCTGGCTGTCCTCCTGCACGCCCTGTGCCGTGCCTACCGGCGCGCCCGCCTCAAGCAGCAGCGTGAGGACAAGGAGCTGGATGGTGAGGAGGCCGGAGGTCCTGAGGACTCCTGCGTGATCTGCCTGACGCGGCCCCGCGAGTGCGTCCTCTTGGGCTGCGGccacatctgctgctgcttccgCTGCTTCCAGGCCTTGCCTGCCCGCCTCTGCCCCATCTGCCGGGGGCCCATCGATCGCGTGGTGCCCCTCTACCAGGCCTGAGAGCACCCGGGTGGGGGGCCCAGGGAGGGGCAGAGTGAACCAAGCCAAATCTGGAGCCTGCAGAAATCTCAGGTGTCCCCTCACGTGCAGCTGAGTGATTCCTGTTAGGAGGGAAGGGTCCTGGTGTGCCTCACATCTGGatttgggagggggggagtTACAGCCTCTTCATCCTTCCTTTGTCTGCCAGAGGGACCCCTTTCCCCAAACATGAAGGCTTGGGGGAAACGTACTCAGTGCCTGAGCCGAGTCCCCGGCCTCACACCAGGGTGTTTCTCTGGCAAGTGGCTGTTTGACCCGtgcccctctcccagccctgaccccccccaAAGCCACGCAGGACTTTTCCTCTGTTTGGCTTTTCCAGAGCGTGGCTTTGTCCGTGGGGAGGATGGCGGGGGCAAGACCAGGGCTTGCAGGACACAGCTGCCAGGGTGGGGTGACAGAGACCCAATCCCCCACTGAGCCACCACAGTGGTGACCTTGGTGCCACCATTGTCACCCCCCTCCAATCCGTGTGCCTACAGCCACTGCCCAGACCATGTAGGGGCACCCAGGGGCTGGCAGCAATGAAGTACGCCCCTTTGCCAGCTGCTCTGCCacccggggagggggacagTGTCCCTCCGTCCCTCTCCGCAGGGTCCCCACTCTCCTGGAGGGAAAGGACAGCCCTGGGGCCTGCCCGTGCCCCTGgtccctgctgtgcccagctttCCTGCCCACCTCCTGGCCAGGATcggctgcaggagcagcttgCAGTGGTGTGTGGAGTGATAAAGCCAAGGAGTGGAGCTCAGCCTGGCCTCTTCCTTCGCACCGTGAAGTCGGGGGATGCGCTCGCAGCTGGGGCTGTCCCCGGCGGGGGCACCgtcacctccctccccacccaggGAGCTGGCCTGGGCACACACACACCGGTGGGTGGTGAGCAGGGGACCCCCAGCTGGCGTGCACCTCCTCTGGATACAGCCCcgaagggaggggggggaacaGGACTGTT
This DNA window, taken from Nyctibius grandis isolate bNycGra1 chromosome 8, bNycGra1.pri, whole genome shotgun sequence, encodes the following:
- the ECE2 gene encoding endothelin-converting enzyme 2, with protein sequence MARMNVALQELGHAMPDYKRATLQDDEGPEPAGDGSASPDSVEVGFRKGPGPLLSRLASRSQLELVLCAIAVSLALLLSVAVVALAIQYRRDPSHSTCLTDACIRVASKILEALDAETDPCQDFYQYSCGGWIKRNPLPNGRSKWSTFNSIWDQNQAIMKHLLENATFNSSSEAERKTQRYYLSCLKEQRIEELGSQPLMELIDKIGGWNITGSWNQTSFVEVLKMVSGTYRATPFFTVYVGADSKSSNSNIIQVDQSGLFLPSRDYYLNKTANERVLAAYLDYMVELGTLLGGAPEPTRLQMQQVLDFETQLANITVPQAERRDDEKIYHKMSIAELQTLAPSIDWLDYLSYALAPLELADTEPVVVYGDSYLQQVSDLINGTDRSILNNYLIWNLVQKTASSLDQRFETAQERLLETLYGTRKSCTPRWQTCISNTDDTLGFALGALFVKATFDRDSKAIAEEMISEIRAAFEVSLDQLDWMDEKTRQAAKEKADAIYDMIGFPDFILDNKELDDVYDGYEVSEDSFFQNMLNFYNFSAKVMADQLRKPPNRDQWSMTPQTVNAYYLPTKNGIVFPAGILQAPFYARNHPKALNFGGIGVVMGHELTHAFDDQGREYDKEGNLRPWWQNSSLEAFKNHTACMTEQYGHYTVHREKVNGRQTLGENIADNGGLKAAYNAYKSWLQKNGEEKRLPALGLTNHQLFFVGFAQVWCSVRTPESSHEGLVTDPHSPDKYRVVGTLSNSRDFVEHFGCPLGSPMNPGKHCEVW
- the LOC137666527 gene encoding mitochondrial ubiquitin ligase activator of nfkb 1-A-like, whose product is MDAPPITPGELLCLGSSLAFSGLFYYLYRKKARVVARIQEAPKLQVDDDLPALVSVADGRCLPYVALEGIVLPAKAALTSHYHEGLQGVIQKLLLKEHRLIWNSLARSWSESERVLSEQVYTVPFLLASPDAEAVTQVSVESPLQAICLPLETVYERFQQPAHGFRDLLGQYLSGEKPKGILETEEMLRVGAGLTGIGELALHPDGSLHLQPPARGGKYFLCLGDWQTVLAELESASGLWKGAAVLCAVAGLAVLLHALCRAYRRARLKQQREDKELDGEEAGGPEDSCVICLTRPRECVLLGCGHICCCFRCFQALPARLCPICRGPIDRVVPLYQA